The genome window ATGTGCGGCGGGCACGTCCTGCTGGAGTCGGTGCCCGGGCTGGCGAAGACGACGGCCGCGCAGACGCTCGCGCACGCGGTGTCGGGCTCGTTCCACCGCATCCAGTGCACGCCGGACCTCATGCCGTCGGACATCGTCGGCACGCAGGTCTTCAACTACGGGACGTCGACGTTCACGACGCAGCTCGGGCCCGTGCACGCCAACGTCGTGCTGCTCGACGAGATCAACCGGTCCTCCGCCAAGACGCAGTCGGCGATGCTCGAGGCGATGCAGGAGCGCCAGACCACGATCGCCGGCGAGATCCACAAGGTGCCGTCACCCTTCATGGTGCTCGCGACGCAGAACCCCATCGAGGAGGAGGGCACGCACGTGCTGCCCGAGGCCCAGATGGACCGGTTCCTGCTCAAGGAGGTCCTCGACTACCCGGACGCCCAGGAGGAGGTCGAGATCCTCGAGCGCATCTCCGACGGGCGCATGACGCGCGCGCTGCGCAGCGACCGCCTGGGCCTCGACGAGATCGCGTGGCTCCAGCGCACGGTCGACCAGGTGTACGTGGACCGCTCGATCCGCCGGTACGTGGTCGACCTGGTCGCCACCACGCGCGGCCGCGGACCCGTCCCGGTGCCCGGGCTGGACCGGCTGGTCCGGATGGGCGCGAGCCCCCGCGGGTCCATCTCGCTCATGCGCGTCGCCCAGGCGGTCGCGCTGCGGGCCGGGCGCGGGCACGTCGTCCCGGAGGACGTGCACGCGATGCGCAACGCGGTGCTGCGCCACCGCATCGTGCGGTCGTTCGACGCGATCGCGGACGACGTGTCGACCGAGTCCATCATCACGTCCGTGTTCGACGCGGTCCCGGTGCCCTGACCCGTGCCCGCCCGGTCCCGTCTCGCGCTGGTGCGCGCGCGCCTGCAGCTGCCGACGCTGCGGCGCGCCACCGGCCTGCTCGACGGACGGCACCGCGCGGTGTGGAAGGGCCACGGCGACGAGGTCGACGACCTGCACGTCTACACGCCCGGGGACGACGTGGGCGACATCGACTGGCGGGCGTCGGCGCGCTCGGCGCAGCCCGTCGTCAAGCGCTACGAGGCGACCTCGAACGTCGGCCTCGTCCTGGTCGTCGACACCGGACGGCACATGTGCGCGACGTCGGCGGGCGGTGAGCCCAAGCACGAGGTCGCCCAGCTCGTCGCCGACGTGGTGGCGCACCTCGCGCACCAGCGCGGCGACCGCGTGTCGCTCGTCGCGGGCGATGCGGGCCGCGTGCTCGAGGTCCCGGCGGGCACCGGCACGACGCACCTCGAGGTGCTGCTGCGACGCGTCGAGCGCGCGTTCGACCCGGACGCCCCCGAGGGTGACCTCGCGCGGCTCCTCGACCGGGTGCTGCGCCGCACGGCACGGCGCTCGCTGGTCGTCGTCGTGACGGACG of Cellulomonas dongxiuzhuiae contains these proteins:
- a CDS encoding DUF58 domain-containing protein, which translates into the protein MPARSRLALVRARLQLPTLRRATGLLDGRHRAVWKGHGDEVDDLHVYTPGDDVGDIDWRASARSAQPVVKRYEATSNVGLVLVVDTGRHMCATSAGGEPKHEVAQLVADVVAHLAHQRGDRVSLVAGDAGRVLEVPAGTGTTHLEVLLRRVERAFDPDAPEGDLARLLDRVLRRTARRSLVVVVTDEARPGVADERALARLRTRHEVMVVQVVDADLFADRLGAAPGTLAGGSAAADRGRPVVAPVRGRPVRDVVSGWSLPAYLRGRRGVREAVAAARTARHAEVERRTRGLGVTSVTVESTHDVLDEMVALLGRSRRAGR
- a CDS encoding AAA family ATPase, with product MSRDTVSPSDRTRVGALCDRIDAVFEQRVVGQAQLRASLVVALMCGGHVLLESVPGLAKTTAAQTLAHAVSGSFHRIQCTPDLMPSDIVGTQVFNYGTSTFTTQLGPVHANVVLLDEINRSSAKTQSAMLEAMQERQTTIAGEIHKVPSPFMVLATQNPIEEEGTHVLPEAQMDRFLLKEVLDYPDAQEEVEILERISDGRMTRALRSDRLGLDEIAWLQRTVDQVYVDRSIRRYVVDLVATTRGRGPVPVPGLDRLVRMGASPRGSISLMRVAQAVALRAGRGHVVPEDVHAMRNAVLRHRIVRSFDAIADDVSTESIITSVFDAVPVP